From Bacteroidales bacterium, one genomic window encodes:
- a CDS encoding glucosylceramidase translates to MNVKNIVFFIGCIIAFSACSGCNKAKDNGNDNGNGTPGVPDGDVVMYITTNNRSFDFAKKSVDFSEQENMSPTTITLDPATRYQTMDGFGAAVTGSASYNLLKMSQENRTKFLKETFSPDEGMGQSYIRISIGCSDFSLSEYTCCDTEGIENFALQSEEKNYVIPVLKEILAINPNIRIMGSPWTCPRWMKVNNLNDLQPYNSWTSGQLNPAYYQDYATYFVKWIQAMEAEGIRIYAVTPQNEPLNRGNSASLYMTWQEQRNFIKQALGPKMQAAGLGAKIYVFDHNYDYDLNKPENADQGQYPLKIYEDTDAAKYITGAAYHNYGGNRNELNVIQSRRPDKELVFTETSIGTWNDGKNLSTRLMEDMEEVALGTVNNWCKGVIVWNLMLDSERGPNRDGGCQTCYGAVDINSSDYKTITRNSHYYIIGHLSSVVKPDAVRIGTKGYTANGIVYAAFENTDGTYALVLLNNTTEEKRITISDGKQHFVYAVPTKSVISYLWKK, encoded by the coding sequence ATGAACGTAAAAAACATAGTGTTCTTTATTGGTTGCATCATCGCATTTTCCGCATGCAGCGGGTGTAACAAAGCGAAAGACAACGGAAATGATAATGGTAACGGAACACCCGGGGTGCCCGATGGAGATGTAGTCATGTATATCACTACCAACAACCGTTCGTTTGATTTCGCTAAAAAAAGTGTCGATTTCAGTGAACAAGAGAACATGTCTCCTACCACGATCACTTTGGATCCGGCTACCCGTTACCAGACCATGGATGGTTTTGGGGCTGCGGTTACCGGCTCTGCTTCCTACAATCTTTTAAAAATGAGTCAGGAAAACCGGACAAAGTTTTTGAAAGAGACTTTCTCCCCTGATGAGGGAATGGGGCAGAGTTATATCCGTATTTCCATAGGTTGTTCTGATTTTTCACTGAGTGAATACACCTGTTGTGACACAGAAGGGATCGAAAATTTTGCCTTACAGAGTGAGGAGAAAAATTATGTGATCCCTGTCCTGAAGGAAATACTGGCCATCAATCCCAATATCAGGATTATGGGCTCCCCATGGACGTGCCCCCGGTGGATGAAAGTAAATAATCTGAACGATCTGCAACCATACAATTCATGGACAAGTGGTCAGTTGAATCCTGCTTACTATCAGGACTATGCCACCTATTTTGTGAAATGGATACAAGCCATGGAAGCTGAAGGAATCAGGATATATGCCGTGACGCCTCAGAATGAGCCGTTGAACCGGGGTAATTCTGCATCCCTATATATGACGTGGCAGGAACAGCGTAATTTCATCAAACAGGCGTTGGGTCCGAAAATGCAGGCAGCAGGACTGGGTGCAAAAATCTATGTCTTTGATCATAACTATGATTATGACCTGAATAAACCGGAAAATGCCGATCAGGGACAATATCCGTTGAAAATATATGAAGATACGGATGCGGCAAAATATATAACCGGAGCTGCCTACCATAATTACGGCGGAAACAGGAATGAACTGAATGTCATTCAGAGCAGGCGTCCCGATAAAGAACTGGTGTTTACGGAAACTTCCATCGGGACATGGAACGATGGGAAAAACCTTTCCACCCGTTTGATGGAAGATATGGAAGAAGTGGCATTAGGAACAGTGAATAACTGGTGTAAAGGCGTTATCGTTTGGAACCTGATGCTGGATTCGGAACGCGGGCCTAACCGGGACGGCGGATGCCAGACCTGTTACGGGGCCGTGGATATCAATAGCTCGGATTACAAAACCATTACCCGTAATTCTCACTATTATATCATCGGGCATCTTTCCTCGGTAGTAAAACCCGATGCAGTCCGCATTGGCACCAAAGGGTATACAGCCAACGGAATTGTATATGCTGCTTTTGAAAATACCGATGGAACTTACGCTCTGGTATTGCTGAATAATACTACGGAAGAAAAGAGGATCACCATCAGTGATGGAAAACAGCATTTCGTGTATGCTGTACCCACAAAGTCAGTGATTTCATATCTATGGAAAAAATAA
- a CDS encoding RagB/SusD family nutrient uptake outer membrane protein, producing MKFKVKHIVMMSIMVFSLLSCDDFLDEKPDSDITEDNYVDPDAGDNDTLKYTTATQAEQLISGAYKRFESEFWQLDMYIMNESQSDNSYAGEEKEDPLQIDRLRIKPTNETVKRDWGYVYTHLSDINEIIAWVPQIPDPALTSTRKNEIVGEASFMRALCYFNLVRIFGSVPLIVQDIPEINLDNLDEVYPLIYPENASIEDIYVQIVKDLEYALANVPDYSAFKFKVTKAVVNLTLAQVYATKDGFENTDWGKVKGYVSAVVSDTRYGLLDNFDDLFAVSEPFNGTLPNVDLINEHSKESLFEIDFNSWTTMGNWGSQMLVGTDWKKFNTPSHDLYDAFTNAGDVVRRDASILFYDVTGAWTDFYWPSDNYPLCWKNRAQEKNNVILFRYAEALLLLAEAENELGNISESQRLLNLVRNRARLGNTTANTKEALRLAIENENRFEFAFEGKRWFDLKRRGRFITVMSNTTDHQKQYGSAMAEYQLVWPIPQNELDLNENLNQNPGY from the coding sequence ATGAAATTTAAAGTAAAACATATTGTAATGATGTCGATCATGGTATTTTCATTGCTTTCATGTGATGATTTTTTAGATGAAAAGCCGGATTCAGATATCACGGAAGATAATTATGTGGATCCTGATGCGGGAGACAACGATACATTGAAATATACTACGGCTACCCAGGCTGAACAGCTGATCAGTGGTGCCTATAAACGTTTTGAATCTGAGTTCTGGCAACTGGATATGTATATCATGAATGAGAGCCAGTCGGATAATTCATATGCCGGGGAAGAAAAAGAAGATCCCCTGCAAATAGACCGGTTGAGGATAAAACCCACTAATGAGACTGTCAAGCGCGATTGGGGATATGTCTATACCCACCTTAGCGATATAAACGAGATCATTGCTTGGGTGCCACAGATACCGGATCCGGCCCTGACCAGTACACGAAAAAATGAAATTGTCGGAGAAGCCTCGTTTATGAGGGCACTCTGTTATTTCAACCTGGTGCGTATATTCGGTTCGGTTCCCTTGATTGTACAGGATATTCCGGAAATCAACCTGGATAATCTCGATGAGGTATATCCGCTGATCTATCCTGAAAATGCTTCGATCGAAGATATTTATGTACAAATTGTGAAGGATCTTGAATACGCCCTGGCAAACGTTCCCGATTATTCGGCCTTCAAATTCAAAGTTACCAAAGCCGTGGTTAATTTAACATTAGCACAGGTCTATGCTACTAAAGACGGTTTTGAAAATACCGACTGGGGTAAAGTAAAAGGATACGTAAGCGCCGTTGTCAGTGATACCCGTTATGGCTTACTGGATAATTTCGATGACCTGTTCGCCGTTTCAGAACCGTTTAACGGGACACTACCCAATGTGGACCTTATCAATGAACACAGTAAAGAATCATTGTTTGAAATTGATTTCAACAGCTGGACCACCATGGGCAACTGGGGTAGTCAGATGCTGGTCGGTACCGATTGGAAAAAATTCAATACGCCCAGCCACGATCTTTATGATGCATTCACCAATGCAGGTGATGTTGTCCGGAGAGACGCCTCTATCCTGTTTTATGATGTGACCGGAGCCTGGACCGATTTTTATTGGCCTTCGGATAATTATCCGCTGTGTTGGAAAAACAGGGCGCAGGAGAAAAATAATGTTATTTTATTCCGGTATGCAGAAGCATTATTATTATTGGCAGAAGCAGAAAACGAACTGGGAAATATATCCGAATCGCAACGGTTGTTGAATCTGGTTCGTAACAGGGCAAGATTGGGTAACACAACAGCCAATACAAAAGAGGCATTACGTCTGGCCATTGAAAATGAAAATCGTTTTGAGTTTGCCTTTGAAGGAAAAAGATGGTTCGACCTGAAGCGCAGGGGCAGGTTTATTACTGTAATGAGTAATACTACCGACCACCAGAAACAATACGGGTCAGCTATGGCCGAATATCAACTGGTTTGGCCTATCCCTCAGAATGAACTGGACCTGAATGAAAATCTGAACCAGAATCCTGGTTATTAA
- a CDS encoding TonB-dependent receptor: MKKDKLNVLFGKTKQIMIILLVCFLPLELFAQRITAGGQVLDSENEPLPGVNVFEKGTTNGTSTDIDGNFTINVASGSTLVFSFLGFNTQEVTSASNLRVTMEEEDIQLDEVVVIGYGTQRKADITTAVSTVNAKDWSDRPIISAEQALQGKAAGVQVIQPSGKPGADLSVRIRGATSINAGNDPLYVVDGIPTNSISNLSPNDIQSMSILKDASSAAIYGARAANGVVLITTKKGVKGKPQIAVAVFGGFSNVSKKIKTLNTQEYFDLMSEIGISVDNTIDHYTDWAKKTYGTGTQQNYQLSVSGGSDNIDYYISTGYQKEKGIVSPADYDRFSFRSNINAKVKEWFSINSNVSFYRGTKMNAPDNEGVENGGVIMGVLNTPPYLEIWDKNNPGQYAGNPHNAGWENPIAQASNHDLDKEYRFMGNLGLDFKIVEGLHFKPSFSADYTSKNWEFFVDPIKTSYGRSANGRGQHAHDTWLTWTSENILNYAKVFSKVHNFSATAGATFMQHRHENAWMSAEDFVKGTTFKTMTLNMANKIVDINNYKEGYSLVSFLARVQYDFKSRYYISAAIRADGSSKLHPDHRWGYFPSASVGWRFSDEDFFEPLKPVFYDAKLRLSWGQNGNQNGIGNYDYLNKYNTGREDASGNGPSITPGKYGNRDLKWETTTQYNAGLDLSFFNNRLVAEFDLYYKKTKDLLLEINLPEHIGREFPMRNDGEMLNKGIEYNITGYIFTGEFKWDASLNMSFNKNEVKKLGLTKQYRDGNIGNNQNVILVRAGLPLGAFFGHVADGVDPETGDMMYKDINPNGRTGTDDPADRVVIGDAQPDFIFGFTNNFSWKNFTLTAFFQGTYGNDIYNATKMFTEGMIDSKNQSTKVLDRWRIPGQLTDMPRSGNSENSIISSRFVEDGSYFRLKTLTLAYNFGERVTSKLGANAISIYATANNLFTLTNYSGYDPELNAGGGAAVLGLDVGTYPQTRTFIFGINLTF, encoded by the coding sequence ATGAAAAAAGACAAGTTAAATGTTCTTTTTGGAAAGACGAAACAAATAATGATTATTTTGTTGGTCTGCTTCCTGCCATTAGAGTTATTTGCGCAGAGAATAACTGCTGGTGGCCAGGTGTTGGATTCCGAAAATGAACCTCTTCCCGGAGTGAATGTCTTTGAAAAAGGCACTACAAATGGAACCAGTACTGATATAGACGGGAATTTTACCATTAATGTTGCATCAGGCAGCACCCTCGTCTTTTCTTTTCTGGGATTTAATACACAAGAAGTTACGTCTGCATCAAATCTTAGAGTGACTATGGAAGAAGAGGATATACAACTGGACGAAGTGGTAGTCATTGGTTATGGTACCCAAAGAAAAGCAGATATTACGACTGCCGTTTCGACTGTAAATGCAAAGGATTGGAGTGACAGGCCGATCATTTCTGCAGAGCAGGCACTACAGGGAAAGGCAGCCGGGGTACAGGTGATACAGCCATCCGGTAAACCGGGGGCTGATTTATCAGTACGAATTCGTGGGGCAACATCCATCAATGCAGGTAATGACCCCCTATATGTAGTCGATGGTATTCCAACCAACAGTATTTCGAATCTTTCGCCCAACGACATTCAAAGTATGTCCATCCTGAAAGATGCTTCATCAGCAGCCATTTATGGGGCAAGGGCGGCAAACGGTGTTGTCCTTATTACCACCAAGAAAGGGGTAAAAGGGAAACCTCAGATAGCAGTTGCGGTATTTGGCGGATTTTCAAATGTGAGCAAGAAAATAAAAACACTGAATACACAGGAATACTTCGATTTGATGTCGGAAATCGGGATAAGCGTTGATAATACGATCGATCATTACACAGATTGGGCCAAAAAGACTTACGGTACGGGCACCCAGCAAAATTACCAGCTCTCTGTATCCGGAGGTTCGGACAACATCGATTACTATATATCAACCGGTTATCAAAAAGAAAAAGGAATTGTTTCTCCTGCCGATTATGACCGGTTTTCATTCCGGAGCAATATTAATGCAAAGGTAAAAGAATGGTTCAGCATCAATTCAAATGTCAGCTTTTACAGAGGTACCAAAATGAATGCTCCCGATAATGAAGGCGTTGAAAACGGTGGTGTCATCATGGGGGTTTTAAATACTCCTCCTTACCTGGAAATATGGGATAAAAATAATCCGGGGCAATATGCCGGTAATCCGCATAATGCCGGTTGGGAAAATCCCATAGCACAGGCCAGTAACCATGATCTGGATAAAGAATACCGTTTCATGGGCAACCTGGGGCTGGATTTTAAAATTGTCGAAGGTTTACATTTTAAACCTAGTTTTTCGGCAGATTATACCTCTAAAAACTGGGAATTTTTTGTTGATCCGATAAAGACAAGTTACGGCAGAAGCGCCAACGGTCGGGGACAGCATGCACATGATACCTGGCTGACTTGGACCAGTGAGAACATCCTCAATTATGCGAAGGTTTTTTCTAAAGTACATAATTTTTCTGCCACCGCAGGCGCCACATTCATGCAACACCGGCATGAGAATGCCTGGATGTCCGCTGAAGATTTTGTCAAAGGAACTACTTTCAAAACCATGACATTGAATATGGCTAATAAAATTGTAGATATCAATAATTATAAGGAAGGTTATTCATTGGTTTCTTTCCTGGCAAGGGTACAATACGATTTTAAGAGCCGGTACTACATTTCAGCAGCCATCAGGGCCGATGGATCGTCTAAGCTGCATCCCGACCACCGGTGGGGTTACTTCCCCTCTGCATCTGTCGGTTGGAGATTTTCGGATGAAGATTTTTTCGAACCGTTGAAACCTGTTTTTTATGATGCTAAATTACGGTTAAGCTGGGGGCAAAACGGTAACCAGAACGGAATAGGTAATTATGATTACCTGAACAAATATAATACCGGAAGGGAAGACGCATCCGGAAACGGACCCAGTATTACTCCCGGAAAATATGGTAACAGGGATCTTAAATGGGAAACGACCACGCAATATAATGCCGGATTGGATCTTTCGTTTTTCAATAACCGCTTAGTCGCTGAATTTGATCTCTATTACAAGAAAACCAAAGATTTGCTGTTAGAAATTAATTTACCCGAACATATCGGTCGGGAATTCCCGATGAGAAATGACGGCGAAATGCTGAATAAGGGGATTGAATACAACATCACCGGATATATTTTTACCGGTGAATTCAAATGGGATGCCTCATTGAATATGTCATTCAATAAGAATGAGGTCAAAAAGCTGGGGTTGACCAAGCAGTACAGGGATGGTAACATTGGTAACAACCAGAACGTGATACTGGTAAGGGCCGGATTACCGTTAGGCGCTTTCTTCGGTCATGTAGCTGATGGTGTTGATCCGGAAACCGGGGATATGATGTACAAAGACATCAATCCGAACGGGAGGACCGGAACAGACGATCCGGCCGATCGGGTAGTCATTGGAGATGCTCAACCCGATTTTATATTTGGTTTCACCAATAATTTTTCATGGAAGAACTTTACATTAACCGCCTTCTTCCAGGGAACCTACGGCAATGATATTTACAATGCCACAAAAATGTTTACGGAAGGAATGATAGATTCGAAAAATCAATCAACCAAAGTGCTGGACAGATGGAGAATACCCGGACAGCTGACTGATATGCCGAGGTCCGGAAATTCAGAAAATTCGATCATATCGTCCCGTTTTGTGGAAGATGGTTCGTACTTCCGGTTGAAAACCCTTACATTGGCTTATAATTTCGGAGAAAGAGTAACCAGTAAATTAGGTGCTAACGCAATCAGTATATATGCTACAGCCAATAACTTGTTTACCTTGACCAATTATTCCGGATACGATCCCGAATTAAATGCGGGCGGCGGAGCTGCTGTACTGGGACTTGATGTCGGAACCTATCCGCAGACCCGTACTTTTATTTTTGGTATTAATTTGACATTTTAA
- a CDS encoding DUF6377 domain-containing protein, whose product MNLVISFISERLESIYSRTFLKEPFIFFLLFLTTGTLWSNNLDSLLAELDLSIENNHLYIREKEDKINKIKKVIVETDPHSLHRYNLNALLHKEYSKYSCDSAISYLNKNRLISGHLNDHQRELENVLQLSYLMGSTGMWKEAVDLLETINREGLEDKLLADYYNACGHVYGELSFYTQDKQSAERYLNLSDCYRDSLYAALPLDHELRLIMDETAFRNAGQYEEARKINNIRLSKVQFKDPDYAMVTYHRALSYKEEGDVENEKYYLALSALSDIQTATKDHASLWMLAQLLFGEGDVKRAYDYIRFSWGETVFYNAPLRSLQSAGILSLIDKTYQATIHKQKQTLQVYVVLISALFILLVIALVYIYKQMKKLSVAQSELQVSNSQLKELNEELQQINDQLQSTNTDLFESNQIKDEYIGRFMKLCSSYINRLDTYRRMVSKKISSGQTSELLSLTRSQSAIDNEVKELYDNFDTAFLYLFPDFIKKINQLLQADDPIIPKKGELLNTELRIFALIRLGINDSSQIAEFLRYSVNTIYNYRAKVKNKAIVPRDDFEDYVMKIR is encoded by the coding sequence ATGAATTTGGTTATATCTTTTATTTCAGAACGACTTGAAAGCATATATTCCCGGACATTTTTAAAAGAACCGTTTATCTTTTTTTTATTGTTTTTAACCACTGGCACACTCTGGTCAAACAATCTGGATTCATTACTGGCAGAATTAGATCTTTCTATTGAAAATAATCATTTGTATATCCGGGAAAAAGAAGATAAGATCAACAAAATAAAGAAGGTAATCGTTGAAACAGACCCTCATTCTTTACACAGGTATAACCTGAATGCGCTTTTACATAAAGAATACTCCAAATACTCATGTGATTCGGCTATTTCATATTTAAATAAGAACAGGCTTATTTCAGGACATCTGAACGATCATCAGCGGGAACTTGAAAACGTATTGCAATTATCTTATTTAATGGGATCGACCGGAATGTGGAAAGAGGCAGTAGACCTGCTGGAAACGATCAATCGTGAGGGTTTGGAAGACAAGTTGTTAGCGGATTATTACAATGCCTGTGGCCATGTGTATGGCGAGCTGTCATTTTATACCCAGGATAAACAAAGTGCAGAACGTTACCTCAATTTATCCGATTGTTACAGGGATTCACTATATGCGGCATTACCTCTTGACCATGAGTTACGGCTCATTATGGATGAAACGGCATTCAGGAATGCCGGACAATATGAAGAAGCCAGAAAAATAAACAATATACGGCTTTCAAAAGTACAATTCAAGGATCCGGATTATGCCATGGTTACTTATCACCGGGCTCTTTCATATAAGGAAGAAGGCGATGTGGAAAATGAGAAATATTACCTCGCTTTATCGGCTCTTTCCGATATACAAACAGCTACTAAAGACCATGCATCCCTTTGGATGCTTGCGCAATTGTTGTTTGGAGAAGGAGATGTTAAGAGGGCCTACGATTATATCCGTTTTTCATGGGGAGAGACCGTTTTTTATAATGCCCCCTTACGAAGTTTGCAAAGCGCGGGAATTTTATCACTCATCGATAAAACATATCAGGCGACCATTCATAAACAAAAGCAGACGCTTCAGGTATATGTTGTATTGATCAGTGCTTTGTTCATTCTGCTTGTCATAGCACTGGTATACATTTATAAACAGATGAAAAAACTATCGGTGGCACAATCAGAACTTCAGGTGAGCAATTCACAGCTAAAAGAACTGAATGAGGAACTACAGCAAATTAATGACCAGTTACAATCAACGAATACAGACCTTTTTGAATCCAACCAGATAAAAGACGAGTATATCGGACGGTTCATGAAACTCTGTTCCTCTTATATTAACAGGCTGGATACTTATCGACGGATGGTCAGTAAAAAAATATCCAGTGGGCAGACATCGGAGCTACTGTCTTTGACCCGTTCCCAGAGTGCGATAGATAATGAAGTAAAGGAATTATACGATAATTTTGATACCGCTTTTTTATATCTTTTTCCTGATTTTATCAAAAAGATCAATCAGTTATTACAGGCGGATGACCCCATTATCCCTAAAAAAGGCGAATTGTTGAACACAGAACTAAGGATCTTTGCCCTGATACGCCTGGGTATCAATGATAGCTCCCAAATTGCCGAATTCCTGAGGTATTCGGTAAATACCATTTATAATTACCGTGCAAAAGTGAAAAATAAGGCCATTGTTCCCAGGGATGATTTTGAGGACTATGTAATGAAAATCAGGTAG